From Lepus europaeus isolate LE1 chromosome 3, mLepTim1.pri, whole genome shotgun sequence, a single genomic window includes:
- the LGSN gene encoding lengsin isoform X2 has translation MSKLRKTRKKVTKPHDYSTEVGEMDISNSNERVRSQMMCHQLGDTSKPVAGPSSSETCVSQDDKDSPDQTMVMKPLPPQTVSVSSGEHNTNSDCTRDSTQILTPPQLSSRMKHIKQEMAKNHLQFVQFEASDLHGVSRSKSIPAHFFQEKVIHGVFMPRGYLELIPNPKDNEVNHIRATCFNNDIVLMPELSTFRVLPWAERTARVICDTFTVTGEPLLTSPRYIAKRQLNQLQDCGFSLLSAFIYDFCIFGVPEIINSKTISFAASTLVNNHDQPFMQELVDGLYHTGASVESFSSSTRPGQMEICFLPEFGISSADNAFTLRTGVKEVARKYNYIASFFIETGFCNSGILSHSLWDVDGKKNMFCNSSGVEQLTIIGKKWLAGLLKHSAALSCLMAPAVSCRKRYSKETKDLKESVPTTWGYNDNSCAFNIKCHGDKGARIENKLGSATANPYLVLAATVAAGLDGLQSNLDDLAGPDDSTDLFQSEPSEIPLKLEDALVALEEDECLREALGETFIRYFVAMKKYELENEETDAERNKFLEYFI, from the exons ATGAGTAAATTaagaaagacaagaaagaaagTCACTAAGCCACATGATTATTCAACTGAAGTGGGAGAAATGGATATATCCAAttcaaatg AGCGAGTCAGAAGCCAAATGATGTGTCACCAATTGGGGGATACGAGTAAACCAGTCGCAGGACCTAGTTCTTCTGAGACTTGTGTGTCGCAGGATGATAAGGACTCTCCGGATCAGACAATGGTGATGAAACCATTGCCTCCCCAAACAGTCAGTGTTTCTAGTGGTGAACATAACACAAATTCTG attGTACCAGGGATAGCACTCAAATTCTGACCCCACCTCAACTCTCTTCTAGAATGAAGCACATTAAACAAGAGATGGCCAAAAATCACCTCCAGTTTGTACAGTTTGAAGCATCAGACCTTCATGGTGTGTCCAGGTCGAAGAGTATCCCTGCACACTTTTTTCAA GAAAAAGTGATCCATGGTGTTTTCATGCCCAGAGGTTATCTTGAATTGATACCAAATCCTAAGGACAATGAAGTGAATCACATAAGAGCCACATGTTTTAACAATGACATAGTCCTGATGCCAGAGTTATCAACCTTTAGAGTTTTGCCATGGGCTGAGAGAACTGCAAGAGTGATATGTGACACTTTCACTGTGACTGGTGAGCCGCTGTTGACATCCCCAAGGTACATTGCAAAGAGGCAACTGAATCAGCTGCAGGACTGTGGcttttccctcctctctgccttcatCTATGATTTTTGCATTTTCGGAGTGCCTGAAATTATCAACTCAAAGACCATATCTTTTGCTGCTTCAACATTAGTAAATAATCATGACCAGCCATTCATGCAGGAACTTGTTGATGGCTTATATCACACTGGAGCCAGTGTTGAGAGCTTTTCCTCCTCTACCAGGCCAGGTCAGATGGAAATTTGCTTTCTGCCTGAATTTGGTATAAGTTCAGCTGATAATGCATTTACTCTCAGAACGGGTGTCAAAGAAGTGGCAAGGAAATATAATTACATTGCCAGCTTTTTCATTGAGACTGGATTCTGCAATTCAGGAATATTGTCTCATAGTCTCTGGGATGTTGATGGGAAGAAAAACATGTTCTGCAACAGTTCTGGGGTTGAACAGCTCACAATCATTGGGAAAAAATGGTTGGCAGGACTCCTGAAGCACTCTGCTGCTCTCAGCTGCCTGATGGCACCTGCTGTTAGCTGCCGAAAGCGTTATTCCAAAGAGACCAAGGACCTGAAGGAGAGTGTGCCTACGACATGGGGATACAATGATAACAGCTGTGCTTTTAATATCAAGTGCCACGGTGACAAAGGTGCCCGGATAGAAAATAAACTAGGTTCGGCAACAGCAAACCCGTACCTGGTACTGGCTGCCACTGTTGCTGCTGGCTTAGATGGACTTCAAAGCAACCTTGATGACTTGGCTGGTCCAGATGACAGCACAGACCTTTTTCAGTCAGAACCATCTGAGATTCCTCTGAAACTGGAAGATGCCCTTGTGGCACTGGAGGAAGATGAATGTCTGAGAGAGGCTCTGGGAGAAACTTTTATTCGATATTTTGTGGCCATGAAGAAATATGAGttggaaaatgaagaaacagatgCTGAGAGAAATAAATTCTTGGAGTATTTTATTTAG
- the LGSN gene encoding lengsin isoform X1: protein MNDEGDLLQEDTARDEVNETEASRMSKLRKTRKKVTKPHDYSTEVGEMDISNSNERVRSQMMCHQLGDTSKPVAGPSSSETCVSQDDKDSPDQTMVMKPLPPQTVSVSSGEHNTNSDCTRDSTQILTPPQLSSRMKHIKQEMAKNHLQFVQFEASDLHGVSRSKSIPAHFFQEKVIHGVFMPRGYLELIPNPKDNEVNHIRATCFNNDIVLMPELSTFRVLPWAERTARVICDTFTVTGEPLLTSPRYIAKRQLNQLQDCGFSLLSAFIYDFCIFGVPEIINSKTISFAASTLVNNHDQPFMQELVDGLYHTGASVESFSSSTRPGQMEICFLPEFGISSADNAFTLRTGVKEVARKYNYIASFFIETGFCNSGILSHSLWDVDGKKNMFCNSSGVEQLTIIGKKWLAGLLKHSAALSCLMAPAVSCRKRYSKETKDLKESVPTTWGYNDNSCAFNIKCHGDKGARIENKLGSATANPYLVLAATVAAGLDGLQSNLDDLAGPDDSTDLFQSEPSEIPLKLEDALVALEEDECLREALGETFIRYFVAMKKYELENEETDAERNKFLEYFI, encoded by the exons GATACAGCAAGAGATGAAGTTAatgagactgaagccagtagaATGAGTAAATTaagaaagacaagaaagaaagTCACTAAGCCACATGATTATTCAACTGAAGTGGGAGAAATGGATATATCCAAttcaaatg AGCGAGTCAGAAGCCAAATGATGTGTCACCAATTGGGGGATACGAGTAAACCAGTCGCAGGACCTAGTTCTTCTGAGACTTGTGTGTCGCAGGATGATAAGGACTCTCCGGATCAGACAATGGTGATGAAACCATTGCCTCCCCAAACAGTCAGTGTTTCTAGTGGTGAACATAACACAAATTCTG attGTACCAGGGATAGCACTCAAATTCTGACCCCACCTCAACTCTCTTCTAGAATGAAGCACATTAAACAAGAGATGGCCAAAAATCACCTCCAGTTTGTACAGTTTGAAGCATCAGACCTTCATGGTGTGTCCAGGTCGAAGAGTATCCCTGCACACTTTTTTCAA GAAAAAGTGATCCATGGTGTTTTCATGCCCAGAGGTTATCTTGAATTGATACCAAATCCTAAGGACAATGAAGTGAATCACATAAGAGCCACATGTTTTAACAATGACATAGTCCTGATGCCAGAGTTATCAACCTTTAGAGTTTTGCCATGGGCTGAGAGAACTGCAAGAGTGATATGTGACACTTTCACTGTGACTGGTGAGCCGCTGTTGACATCCCCAAGGTACATTGCAAAGAGGCAACTGAATCAGCTGCAGGACTGTGGcttttccctcctctctgccttcatCTATGATTTTTGCATTTTCGGAGTGCCTGAAATTATCAACTCAAAGACCATATCTTTTGCTGCTTCAACATTAGTAAATAATCATGACCAGCCATTCATGCAGGAACTTGTTGATGGCTTATATCACACTGGAGCCAGTGTTGAGAGCTTTTCCTCCTCTACCAGGCCAGGTCAGATGGAAATTTGCTTTCTGCCTGAATTTGGTATAAGTTCAGCTGATAATGCATTTACTCTCAGAACGGGTGTCAAAGAAGTGGCAAGGAAATATAATTACATTGCCAGCTTTTTCATTGAGACTGGATTCTGCAATTCAGGAATATTGTCTCATAGTCTCTGGGATGTTGATGGGAAGAAAAACATGTTCTGCAACAGTTCTGGGGTTGAACAGCTCACAATCATTGGGAAAAAATGGTTGGCAGGACTCCTGAAGCACTCTGCTGCTCTCAGCTGCCTGATGGCACCTGCTGTTAGCTGCCGAAAGCGTTATTCCAAAGAGACCAAGGACCTGAAGGAGAGTGTGCCTACGACATGGGGATACAATGATAACAGCTGTGCTTTTAATATCAAGTGCCACGGTGACAAAGGTGCCCGGATAGAAAATAAACTAGGTTCGGCAACAGCAAACCCGTACCTGGTACTGGCTGCCACTGTTGCTGCTGGCTTAGATGGACTTCAAAGCAACCTTGATGACTTGGCTGGTCCAGATGACAGCACAGACCTTTTTCAGTCAGAACCATCTGAGATTCCTCTGAAACTGGAAGATGCCCTTGTGGCACTGGAGGAAGATGAATGTCTGAGAGAGGCTCTGGGAGAAACTTTTATTCGATATTTTGTGGCCATGAAGAAATATGAGttggaaaatgaagaaacagatgCTGAGAGAAATAAATTCTTGGAGTATTTTATTTAG